In one Spirosoma rigui genomic region, the following are encoded:
- a CDS encoding MBL fold metallo-hydrolase RNA specificity domain-containing protein — MKLSFLGAARQVTGSMYLLELDDYRILIDCGSDMERSSSNGQTTAPTTPQPGFFPFEASSINLVLLTHAHMDHSGNLPHLFREGYEGQILCTEPTFALTNVLLRDSASLNQKRINELNASKKQRVKDRQLQMQKDLFLDKQVRETMENVVPIAFNRKFRVADGVDVTFIPAGHLLGAAHIVINVEENGERKSICFSGDIGRKNYPLLVDPAPVPNVDYLICESTYGNRLHENMMSPEDALADIIQRTCIDIPGRLIIPSFSVGRTQALLYTLNRLYTERGFPPIKVFSDSPMGFESTKIYLQHVKMLNGEAREFYKENEALFDFQNFEFLESAKASKAVSNYGEPCIIISSSGMVQGGRVEYHVAENISNPYSTILIIGYCAEGTLGWRLLNGQSTLTIKGKDHTVLANIEKIDVFSGHGDRNDLMNFVEMQSPETLKNIFLVHGEYESMESFKATLAEAGYPQVIIPKKGESFDL; from the coding sequence ATGAAATTATCGTTTCTGGGGGCGGCCCGGCAGGTGACAGGTAGTATGTACCTGCTGGAACTGGATGATTACCGCATCCTGATAGACTGTGGGTCTGATATGGAACGCTCGAGTTCCAACGGTCAGACAACCGCTCCAACCACTCCTCAACCGGGTTTTTTCCCATTTGAGGCTTCAAGCATAAACCTGGTACTGCTCACCCATGCCCACATGGATCACTCGGGCAACCTGCCGCACCTGTTCCGCGAGGGATATGAAGGGCAGATCCTGTGCACCGAGCCAACGTTTGCACTCACCAATGTACTGCTTCGCGATTCAGCCTCGCTCAATCAAAAGCGGATCAATGAACTCAACGCCAGTAAAAAGCAACGGGTAAAGGATCGTCAGTTGCAGATGCAGAAAGATCTGTTCCTCGACAAGCAGGTTCGGGAAACCATGGAAAACGTGGTGCCCATTGCCTTTAACCGAAAGTTCAGAGTGGCCGATGGGGTGGACGTTACGTTTATCCCGGCAGGGCACCTGCTGGGGGCGGCCCACATCGTGATCAACGTCGAAGAGAATGGTGAGCGCAAAAGTATTTGTTTCTCAGGCGATATCGGCCGGAAAAACTACCCGCTGCTGGTTGATCCGGCTCCCGTACCCAACGTCGATTACCTGATCTGCGAAAGTACATACGGTAATCGGCTACACGAAAACATGATGTCCCCCGAAGACGCACTGGCCGATATTATCCAGCGAACGTGTATCGATATTCCGGGACGGCTCATTATTCCTTCTTTCAGCGTTGGCCGTACGCAGGCCCTGTTGTACACCCTTAACCGGTTGTACACCGAGCGTGGCTTCCCGCCCATCAAAGTATTCTCCGATAGTCCAATGGGATTCGAGAGTACCAAGATCTACCTGCAGCACGTGAAAATGCTGAATGGAGAAGCGCGGGAGTTTTACAAAGAAAATGAAGCCCTGTTCGACTTCCAGAACTTCGAGTTCCTCGAGTCGGCCAAGGCCAGCAAAGCCGTTTCCAACTACGGTGAGCCCTGCATTATCATCTCTTCATCGGGCATGGTTCAGGGAGGGCGCGTTGAATACCACGTTGCTGAAAACATCAGCAATCCTTATTCAACCATTCTGATCATTGGCTACTGCGCCGAGGGAACGCTTGGCTGGCGGTTGCTCAACGGGCAATCAACGCTGACAATCAAAGGCAAAGACCATACGGTACTGGCCAATATTGAAAAAATTGACGTGTTTAGTGGCCACGGCGATCGCAATGACCTGATGAATTTTGTGGAGATGCAGTCGCCCGAAACGCTAAAAAACATTTTTCTCGTTCACGGCGAATACGAGAG